From a single Lathyrus oleraceus cultivar Zhongwan6 unplaced genomic scaffold, CAAS_Psat_ZW6_1.0 chrUn0007, whole genome shotgun sequence genomic region:
- the LOC127112016 gene encoding uncharacterized protein LOC127112016 has product MHVLFMFLCAVAGEVMEGGSSNNTDIGPKLSELKMLQKVHDEKSSKIEELKKQIELTKQRLEKKEMTGDRMGSFNALSNKYNSLREEYNAMLAEKSRESN; this is encoded by the exons ATGCATGTTCTTTTTATGTTCTTATGTGCAGTAGCAGGAGAAGTCATGGAAGGAGGTAGCTCAAATAATACAGATATAG GGCCAAAGTTGTCGGAGTTGAAAATGTTGCAAAAAGTGCATGATGAAAAAAGCTCAAAAATTGAAGAGTTGAAGAAACAGATTGAGTTAACAAAGCAGCGGTTAGAAAAGAAAGAGATGACAGGAGATAGAATGGGAAGTTTCAATGCCTTAAGCAACAAGTATAACAGTTTGAGGGAGGAATACAATGCTATGCTAGCTGAAAAATCAAGAGAATCAAATTAG